A genome region from Myroides fluvii includes the following:
- a CDS encoding S49 family peptidase, protein MKNTLLPQLRNVLEGNLVQGKANYPTLFTTTSTIAGTKDNPSPNAEDQYVAVIPIKGGIYKYNQFCGPTGTQSIGKQIQAYDRDSNCVGIVLDVDSGGGQVSGTPELYDIIQSIETPIETYTDGYLCSAAYYIASATNKIIANKRADKIGSIGTMVYFIDLEGYYKAKGATVVEEYATQSKDKNKPVRELLKGNPELYIKEELDPITEEFISDVKSQRSTIKEEVFTGATYSPKKAQEMGLIDSLGTLKGIVNGLLQSKSKDKQSNSMSKKITLTALTAALAVEALESTDKGTYFNEEQLATLNTALAEGQTAVETLTASVTAETNKATEANTRYNAVLAAAGIEATADQTADQASLLATIAELQGKPGNAHTGAKGNPTTREEEENSIIDANAGHNQLLNKILK, encoded by the coding sequence ATGAAAAACACTTTGTTACCTCAATTACGCAATGTACTTGAGGGTAATTTAGTTCAAGGAAAGGCTAACTATCCAACCTTATTTACTACTACTTCAACCATTGCTGGTACCAAAGACAATCCATCTCCAAATGCAGAAGATCAGTATGTTGCTGTAATTCCAATCAAAGGAGGAATTTACAAATACAATCAATTCTGTGGTCCTACAGGAACTCAATCGATAGGAAAACAAATACAAGCCTATGACCGCGATTCAAATTGCGTTGGGATTGTATTGGATGTTGATTCGGGTGGTGGACAAGTTTCAGGTACACCGGAACTGTACGATATCATTCAATCCATCGAAACACCCATTGAAACTTATACAGATGGTTATTTGTGTAGTGCTGCTTATTATATCGCTTCTGCTACCAACAAAATCATAGCAAATAAAAGAGCAGATAAGATTGGTTCAATCGGAACCATGGTCTATTTCATCGATTTAGAAGGATACTACAAAGCGAAAGGAGCAACGGTTGTTGAAGAATATGCAACTCAATCAAAGGATAAGAACAAACCAGTTCGAGAACTACTCAAAGGCAATCCAGAACTCTACATCAAAGAGGAACTAGATCCAATTACAGAAGAATTTATTTCCGATGTAAAGAGTCAACGCTCAACTATTAAAGAAGAGGTCTTTACTGGAGCTACTTATTCACCCAAAAAAGCACAAGAAATGGGACTAATCGACAGCCTTGGAACCTTAAAAGGAATCGTAAACGGATTACTACAATCAAAAAGTAAAGACAAACAATCAAATTCTATGTCAAAGAAAATCACACTTACCGCGCTTACCGCTGCTCTAGCTGTGGAAGCATTAGAAAGTACCGACAAAGGTACTTACTTCAATGAAGAACAATTGGCAACTCTTAACACAGCACTAGCTGAAGGGCAAACAGCTGTAGAAACATTAACTGCATCGGTTACAGCAGAAACAAACAAGGCTACTGAAGCCAATACACGATACAACGCTGTATTAGCTGCTGCAGGTATTGAAGCAACAGCGGACCAAACTGCAGATCAAGCCTCTTTGTTGGCAACTATCGCGGAACTACAAGGGAAGCCAGGTAACGCACACACCGGTGCAAAAGGGAATCCTACTACAAGGGAAGAGGAGGAAAATAGCATTATCGATGCTAACGCTGGACACAATCAATTGTTAAACAAAATTCTGAAGTAA